One genomic segment of Ipomoea triloba cultivar NCNSP0323 chromosome 9, ASM357664v1 includes these proteins:
- the LOC116028375 gene encoding uncharacterized protein LOC116028375, translating to MEQGNIDSPADVTSKHMAVVIHASLACLNKKRKLRAEQLGMPLPKHMCADQIFVTRHSSLVSNQDNEFETESGKGSNGFIDCVMSGEAKVDLEFLKAYPSSSNCPSASSANLGSSWSKDALYSLESRSMTKSDSHRTERTHVSKECDFVDQNFGWPHSLNYEDHLLDFESHVECSCSECGNENIETCTDKELEDMLYSNGITPDNFVLSSGRWEVGQDTQEGAKKLTIDKEFEQYFGMLML from the exons ATGGAGCAAGGAAATATTGATTCCCCAGCTGACGTCACCAG TAAACACATGGCTGTGGTGATACATGCCAGCCTTGCTTGCTTGAACAAGAAAAGGAAGCTTAGAGCTGAACAACTGGGCATGCCTCTGCCAAAGCACATGTGTGCTGATCAAATCTTTGTTACGAGACATAGCTCATTAGTTAGCAACCAAGACAATGAATTTGAAACCGAGTCTGGAAAAGGGAGCAATGGTTTTATTGATTGTGTCATGTCTGGTGAAGCTAAAGTCGATCTTGAATTCCTGAAAGCATACCCTTCGTCGTCTAACTGCCCTTCCGCTTCGTCTGCTAACTTGGGTAGCAGTTGGTCCAAGGATGCGTTGTACTCTTTGGAGAGCAGATCAATGACAAAATCAGATTCACATAGAACAGAACGAACGCATGTCAGTAAAGAATGTGATTTTGTGGATCAGAATTTTGGATGGCCTCATTCTTTGAATTACGAGGACCATCTATTGGACTTTGAAAGCCATGTAGAGTGCAGTTGCTCTGAATGTGGAAATGAGAACATTGAAACGTGTACAGATAAGGAACTTGAAGATATGTTATACTCAAACGGTATCACCCCCGACAATTTTGTTCTCTCATCAGGGAGATGGGAAGTTGGCCaag ACACTCAAGAAGGTGCAAAAAAACTAA
- the LOC116028621 gene encoding probable protein S-acyltransferase 16 has protein sequence MKMARGCRFSLYVTVVVSAIAFIYFSTVFVFIDRWFGLASSPGMLNAAVFTALAILCVSNYRLAIYTDPGRVPASFLPDIEDPDNTIHEIKRKGGDLRYCQKCSLYKPPRAHHCRVCNRCVLRMDHHCVWMNNCVGHANYKVFFVFVVYAVIASLYSLVLLVGSLATESDEDEQQSGDSYRTVYIISGLLLVPLSLALTFFLGWHIYLILQNKTTIEYHEGVRAMWLAEKGGYLYSHPYDLGAYENIISVLGPNVLCWLFPTTGHIGSGLRYRSAFDKIAKATASSQ, from the exons ATGAAAATGGCGCGTGGTTGCAGGTTCTCTCTCTACGTCACCGTCGTCGTATCGGCCATCGCTTTCATTTACTTCTCCACGGTGTTTGTATTTATAGACCGGTGGTTCGGCCTCGCGTCCTCGCCCGGAATGCTAAACGCCGCCGTCTTCACCGCCCTTGCTATTCTGTGCGTCTCCAACTACCGCCTTGCCATATACACTGACCCGGGTCGGGTCCCCGCCTCGTTCTTACCCGACATTGAAGACCCTGATAACACAATCCACGAGATCAAACGCAAg GGTGGGGATTTGAGATACTGCCAAAAGTGTTCCCTCTATAAGCCACCTCGTGCCCATCACTGCCGTGTATGTAACAGATGTGTTTTACGAATG GATCATCATTGCGTATGGATGAATAACTGTGTGGGCCATGCAAACTATAAGGTGTTTTTCGTCTTTGTTGTCTATGCTGTTATTGCCTCCCTATATTCACTG gtTCTGCTTGTTGGTAGCCTAGCCACTGAATCTGACGAGGATGAGCAGCAGAGTGGAGACTCTTACAGAACTGTATAT ATTATTTCAGGTCTCTTACTGGTTCCATTAAGCCTAGCGTTGACATTTTTTCTTGGATGGCATATCTACCTCATTTTGCAAAACAAGACTACAATTGAG TACCATGAAGGTGTAAGAGCTATGTGGCTTGCTGAAAAGGGGGGCTATCTCTATTCGCATCCATATGATCTTGGTGCATATGAGAATATTATATCA GTTCTAGGCCCAAATGTCCTTTGCTGGCTGTTCCCCACAACAGGACACATAGGATCTGGCCTTCGCTATCGCTCTGCATTTGATAAAATAGCCAAGGCAACAGCATCATCGCAGTAA
- the LOC116028611 gene encoding laccase-17-like, protein MATATYFPQIFSMVIILPLLALCLLPQHAQAETRHYEFNVTMQNVTRLCHTKSMVTVNGKFPGPPILAREGDRLLIKVNNHVANNISIHWHGIRQLRSGWADGPAYITQCPIQTGQSYVYNYTIVGQRGTLFWHAHISWLRATVYGPIIIRPKKNVSYPFVKPYKEVPIIFGEWFNADTEAIISQALQTGGGPNVSDAYTINGLPGPLYNCSAKDTFKLKVKPGKTYLLRMINAALNDELFFSIANHTLKVVDVDAIYVKPFETDTILIAPGQTSNVLLKTKPEFPGATFLMTARPYVTGQGTFDNSTVAGILEYESPHHHSTASEKKKLPMFKPILPALNDTSFASNFSKKLRSLDSPSYPAKVPQTVDKHLFFTVGLGTNPCDKNQTCQGPNGTKFSASINNVSFVQPTTALLQAHFSGQSNHVYSPNFPVSPLNWFNYTGNPPNNTMVSNGTKVMVLNYNTSVELVMQDTSILGAESHPLHLHGFNFFVVGQGFGNFDQTKDPKNFNLVDPVERNTVGVPSGGWVAIRFLADNPGVWFMHCHLEVHTSWGLKMAWLVLDGKLPNQKLLPPPSDLPKC, encoded by the exons ATGGCTACTGCAACATATTTTccacaaatattttcaatggtaatCATACTTCCACTTCTAGCTTTGTGTCTCCTTCCTCAACATGCACAAGCCGAAACTAGGCACTATGAGTTCAAT GTCACCATGCAAAATGTGACTCGACTGTGCCACACAAAGAGCATGGTTACGGTCAATGGCAAATTTCCGGGACCTCCAATTCTAGCTAGGGAGGGTGATCGCctattaataaaagtcaataatcATGTTGCGAACAATATTTCTATCCACTG gcATGGAATTCGACAACTTCGCAGTGGATGGGCAGATGGACCAGCATACATAACGCAATGTCCCATTCAAACCGGTCAGAGTTATGTATATAACTACACCATTGTTGGTCAAAGAGGGACTTTATTTTGGCATGCACATATTTCTTGGCTTAGAGCAACGGTTTATGGTCCTATTATTATCCGCCCAAAGAAAAATGTTTCTTACCCTTTTGTCAAACCCTACAAGGAAGTACCCATCATCTTTG GTGAATGGTTCAATGCTGATACTGAGGCCATAATTAGCCAAGCTTTACAAACAGGTGGAGGTCCAAATGTCTCTGATGCCTATACCATCAATGGACTTCCCGGACCTTTGTACAATTGCTCTGCAAAag aTACATTCAAGCTGAAGGTGAAGCCTGGGAAAACATATCTTCTTCGTATGATCAACGCCGCACTCAATGATGAGCTTTTCTTTAGCATTGCAAACCACACTCTCAAAGTAGTCGATGTCGACGCAATTTACGTCAAACCTTTCGAGACTGACACAATTCTTATAGCGCCAGGCCAGACCTCAAATGTTTTACTAAAGACCAAACCTGAATTCCCAGGTGCCACATTTCTCATGACAGCCAGGCCGTATGTGACAGGCCAAGGAACATTCGATAACTCCACAGTTGCCGGCATTCTCGAATACGAATCTCCGCATCATCATTCCACCGCCTCAGAGAAGAAGAAACTCCCGATGTTTAAACCAATTTTGCCAGCCCTAAATGACACTTCTTTTGCCTCCAACTTTTCTAAGAAATTGCGCAGTCTTGATAGTCCTTCGTACCCTGCTAAGGTGCCACAGACTGTGGACAAACATTTGTTTTTCACAGTGGGGCTTGGGACGAACCCTTGCGACAAAAACCAAACCTGCCAGGGTCCTAATGGAACCAAATTTTCTGCCTCAATTAACAATGTATCTTTTGTTCAGCCTACTACAGCCCTTCTGCAGGCGCATTTCTCCGGGCAATCCAACCATGTTTATAGCCCAAACTTTCCAGTTAGTCCCTTGAACTGGTTTAATTACACTGGAAATCCTCCCAACAACACTATGGTCAGCAATGGAACAAAAGTTATGGTTTTGAATTATAACACCAGTGTTGAGTTGGTGATGCAAGATACCAGCATTCTTGGCGCGGAGAGCCACCCTCTTCATCTTCATGGCTTCAACTTTTTCGTGGTTGGACAAGGTTTCGGAAACTTTGACCAGACAAAGGACCCAAAGAATTTTAACCTTGTTGATCCCGTTGAAAGAAACACTGTGGGTGTCCCCTCTGGTGGTTGGGTAGCTATTCGATTCTTGGCTGATAATCCAg GTGTGTGGTTCATGCATTGCCACTTGGAAGTGCATACAAGCTGGGGTTTGAAGATGGCATGGCTTGTATTGGATGGAAAACTTCCCAACCAAAAGCTCCTTCCTCCTCCCTCTGATTTACCAAAATGTTAG
- the LOC116028689 gene encoding aspartic proteinase PCS1-like, whose product MNLRRRLMNLFVLVLNSLVWSCSGEMLALPLKTQEIPPGSLPRAPRKLPFTHNVTLTVALTVGSPPQNVTMVLDTGSELSWLRCNETQIKQPVFYPNRSWSYAPVPCSSPTCTTRTQDFSIPASCDSRNFCHAVLSYADASSSEGNLAMDTFSIAGTNFTGTIFGCMNSGFSSNSDEDSKTTGLMGMNRGSLSFVSQMGFDKFSYCISSSDFSGVLLLGDSNFTWVIPLNYTPLVQINIPLPYFDRVAYTVHLEGIKVSDKLLPIPKSVFEPDHTGAGQTMVDSGTQFTFLLGEAYTALREEFLNQTRGILRVLDDPNYVFQGAMDLCYIVPFNQTRLPPLPSVTLLFQGAEIKVSGDGLLYRVRGEARGNNSVHCFTFGNAELLGIEAYLIGHHHQQNVWVEFDLARSRIGFAQVRCDLAGQQFNV is encoded by the coding sequence ATGAATCTTCGGCGGCGTCTGATGAATCTTTTTGTTCTTGTTCTCAACTCGCTGGTTTGGTCTTGTTCTGGTGAAATGCTAGCTTTGCCCCTGAAAACTCAAGAAATTCCACCTGGGTCCTTACCCAGAGCCCCGCGTAAGCTGCCGTTCACTCACAACGTCACCCTCACGGTGGCTCTCACGGTGGGGTCGCCGCCGCAGAATGTGACTATGGTGCTGGACACCGGGAGTGAGCTGTCGTGGCTACGCTGCAACGAGACCCAGATTAAGCAACCCGTTTTTTACCCGAACCGGTCGTGGTCCTACGCGCCGGTGCCGTGTTCCTCCCCCACCTGCACTACCCGGACACAGGACTTCTCCATTCCGGCGTCCTGCGACTCCCGGAACTTCTGCCACGCGGTGCTGTCCTACGCCGACGCTTCCTCGTCGGAGGGGAATTTAGCGATGGATACGTTCAGCATTGCCGGAACGAATTTCACGGGTACCATATTCGGGTGCATGAATTCGGGTTTCAGCAGTAACTCCGATGAGGATTCCAAGACTACCGGGTTAATGGGTATGAACCGTGGAtctctttcttttgtttctcAAATGGGGTTCGATAAATTCTCGTATTGTATCTCAAGTTCGGATTTTTCCGGTGTTTTACTGCTCGGAGACTCCAATTTTACCTGGGTTATACCGCTAAATTACACTCCCTTAGTTCAAATCAACATCCCTCTGCCTTATTTCGACCGGGTCGCATATACGGTTCATCTTGAAGGTATAAAAGTTTCGGATAAATTACTCCCGATTCCAAAATCCGTATTTGAACCCGACCATACGGGTGCGGGTCAAACCATGGTGGACTCCGGGACCCAGTTCACCTTCCTTCTTGGCGAGGCTTACACCGCTCTGAGGGAAGAATTCTTGAACCAAACAAGGGGAATTCTCCGGGTCTTGGATGACCCGAATTACGTGTTCCAAGGGGCTATGGACCTGTGCTATATAGTCCCATTCAACCAAACAAGACTACCACCTTTGCCCTCCGTAACTTTACTGTTCCAAGGCGCTGAAATTAAGGTTTCGGGTGACGGGTTACTCTATCGGGTTCGGGGCGAGGCCCGGGGCAACAACTCGGTGCACTGCTTCACGTTCGGGAACGCCGAGCTACTAGGCATCGAGGCATATCTGATTGGACATCATCACCAACAAAACGTTTGGGTCGAGTTTGATCTGGCCAGATCTAGGATCGGTTTTGCTCAAGTGAGATGTGACTTAGCTGGCCAACAGTTTAATGTATGA